A single Saccharolobus shibatae B12 DNA region contains:
- a CDS encoding metallophosphoesterase family protein, translating into MLIISTSDIHSPRYLTEFFLALRELGNIKADLALLAGDLVEKGEYLHFTPVYNALKNRVKQIVSIFGNEDFIENRKFYRENYGDIIWLEDEKVEIEIANRRLVIIGSEGVLEKPTLWQTSNGITEDLYMKRLEKITEMTCNSKADIKILLTHYASTFETVFGERKSVYPHLGYRVLEELSTKGKDCLPNIAIHGHAHYAKRTLSVVKSVRVYNVALPANKRIITIHTL; encoded by the coding sequence GTGCTTATCATATCAACCTCAGACATACACTCACCTAGGTATTTAACCGAATTCTTCTTAGCCTTACGAGAACTTGGTAATATCAAGGCTGATTTAGCGTTATTAGCTGGAGATCTAGTTGAAAAAGGTGAGTATCTACATTTTACTCCCGTATATAACGCCCTAAAAAATAGAGTTAAGCAAATAGTCTCAATTTTCGGAAATGAAGATTTTATAGAGAATAGAAAATTCTATAGAGAAAATTATGGTGATATAATTTGGCTAGAGGATGAAAAAGTAGAAATTGAGATAGCGAATAGAAGACTTGTAATAATCGGTAGTGAAGGAGTTCTAGAAAAACCAACATTGTGGCAAACAAGTAACGGGATAACTGAAGACCTTTATATGAAAAGGTTGGAAAAAATCACCGAAATGACTTGTAATTCTAAAGCAGATATTAAAATTCTTTTAACTCATTACGCTAGTACCTTTGAAACAGTATTCGGTGAAAGAAAAAGTGTATATCCACACCTGGGATATAGAGTGTTAGAGGAGTTATCAACCAAGGGAAAAGATTGTTTACCCAATATAGCAATCCATGGCCATGCACATTATGCAAAAAGGACACTCTCAGTAGTGAAAAGTGTTAGAGTATACAATGTGGCATTACCAGCTAACAAGAGAATTATAACTATCCACACTCTTTAA
- a CDS encoding carbohydrate kinase family protein → MIHLAVGRFNIDIIVKLDSIPPIDSSHMTDVLEIMPGGAATNYAVAVTKLGHSAKLLAKVGKNEVVRSLMEKVVELGVGLEYVEELNEKPSATLIFLRNDGTLSMVRRLGASILLTREDVKRCFGLFDVIHFASVSPNVVVRDPYAKLVSYDPGPQVKNIESIDVDILYVNEKEYEMIEDKNIKARFIVIKMGKKGAKIITETEECTVEPIQLEKIVDTTGAGDTFDAAFNVTYSDEKDIIKSLQVASVASGLKVTRIGGISSPTLEEVREYLRKKKPNVICK, encoded by the coding sequence TTGATACACCTAGCAGTTGGGAGATTTAACATTGATATTATAGTAAAATTGGATTCTATCCCACCCATAGACTCTAGTCACATGACAGATGTTCTTGAAATTATGCCAGGAGGGGCTGCAACAAACTATGCAGTGGCAGTGACTAAACTGGGTCACTCAGCTAAGCTACTAGCAAAGGTTGGGAAAAATGAAGTAGTTAGAAGTCTAATGGAGAAGGTAGTGGAATTAGGGGTAGGTCTAGAATACGTAGAAGAACTAAATGAGAAACCTAGCGCCACATTAATCTTCCTAAGAAACGATGGAACATTATCTATGGTAAGAAGACTTGGTGCATCAATATTGCTAACTAGAGAAGATGTTAAAAGGTGTTTTGGATTATTTGACGTTATTCACTTCGCCTCAGTATCACCGAATGTTGTTGTAAGAGACCCCTATGCAAAATTAGTAAGTTACGACCCAGGTCCACAAGTCAAAAATATAGAGTCGATTGACGTAGACATCTTATATGTTAATGAGAAAGAGTATGAAATGATAGAGGATAAGAACATAAAGGCCAGATTTATCGTAATTAAGATGGGCAAGAAAGGGGCAAAGATAATTACTGAGACAGAAGAGTGTACAGTAGAACCAATACAACTAGAAAAGATAGTTGATACTACCGGTGCTGGAGATACCTTTGATGCTGCATTTAATGTAACATATTCTGATGAAAAGGATATTATAAAGAGTCTACAAGTTGCTAGCGTTGCCTCAGGTCTTAAGGTTACGAGGATAGGAGGAATTTCTTCACCAACATTAGAAGAGGTAAGAGAGTATTTAAGGAAGAAGAAACCAAATGTTATATGTAAATGA
- a CDS encoding RuvB-like helicase, which produces MSEIRELKKPIREKASIHSHIKGLGLDDNGKAKFIADGLVGQAEAREAAGVVVQLIKQGKMSGKGILFVGPPGTGKTALAVAIARELGEDTPFTAINASEIYSTELKKTEILTQLIRKSIGVRIREKRLVYEGVVKDRKIKVARSRLNPYSQAPVEAQITLTTKDDERTLSVGEEIAQQLVSLGVKKGDVIMIDAQTGQIIVEGKAKGFEGAKTYDIETTKVLEIPTGPVRKEKEITTTLTLNDLDLNLAARNLAVTAIFSFFTEREINEDVRKEVDRLVKDWINQGRAELVVGVLFIDDAHTLDLEAFSFLTRALESELAPILILATNRGLTKIRGTDIESPHGIPLDLLDRLLIIPTRPYNADEIKEIIKIRADELEIELDPQALEELTKIGVENSLRYSVQLLEPSLIIAQRNNRNIIKVEDVVVASKLFSDVKRSVKFVKEYENLLLK; this is translated from the coding sequence ATGTCAGAGATACGCGAGTTAAAGAAACCCATACGTGAAAAAGCAAGTATTCATAGTCATATTAAAGGTTTAGGTTTAGATGATAATGGTAAAGCTAAGTTTATTGCAGATGGGCTAGTTGGCCAAGCTGAGGCACGAGAGGCTGCAGGAGTAGTTGTACAATTGATAAAACAAGGAAAAATGTCGGGAAAAGGGATACTATTTGTTGGTCCTCCGGGCACTGGAAAAACTGCATTGGCCGTAGCGATTGCCAGAGAGCTGGGTGAAGATACTCCATTTACCGCAATTAACGCTTCTGAAATATATTCTACAGAACTTAAGAAGACTGAGATACTAACCCAATTGATAAGAAAATCAATAGGTGTCAGAATTAGGGAAAAGAGACTGGTGTATGAAGGCGTTGTAAAGGATAGGAAGATTAAGGTTGCTAGAAGTAGATTAAATCCCTATTCCCAAGCTCCAGTTGAGGCTCAAATAACTTTAACCACTAAAGACGATGAAAGGACGTTGTCAGTAGGTGAGGAAATAGCACAACAACTCGTATCCTTAGGCGTTAAGAAAGGCGACGTTATTATGATTGATGCTCAAACTGGACAAATTATAGTTGAGGGTAAGGCTAAGGGTTTTGAAGGTGCTAAAACTTATGATATAGAGACTACGAAAGTACTAGAGATACCTACTGGTCCGGTGAGAAAAGAAAAGGAAATAACAACTACACTCACCTTAAACGATTTAGACCTGAATTTAGCTGCTAGAAATCTAGCCGTTACAGCTATCTTCTCGTTCTTTACGGAAAGAGAAATAAATGAGGACGTTAGAAAAGAGGTAGATAGACTAGTTAAGGATTGGATTAACCAAGGTAGGGCGGAATTAGTAGTTGGAGTGCTATTCATTGATGATGCTCATACGCTTGATTTAGAAGCATTTTCTTTCCTAACTAGAGCCTTAGAGTCAGAATTAGCACCAATACTGATCTTAGCAACCAACAGAGGGCTAACTAAAATTAGAGGAACTGATATAGAATCTCCTCACGGGATTCCTCTTGACCTATTGGATAGACTGTTGATAATACCAACTAGACCTTACAATGCTGATGAAATTAAAGAAATAATCAAAATTAGGGCTGATGAATTAGAAATTGAATTAGATCCTCAAGCTTTAGAGGAATTAACTAAAATAGGTGTTGAAAATAGTTTGAGATACTCTGTTCAACTGTTAGAACCATCTCTTATAATTGCTCAAAGAAATAATAGGAATATTATAAAGGTTGAAGATGTAGTGGTAGCTTCAAAGCTATTCTCAGATGTTAAGAGAAGTGTAAAGTTTGTAAAGGAGTATGAGAATCTATTATTGAAATGA
- a CDS encoding cyclin-dependent kinase inhibitor 3 family protein has translation MYWVRRKAIGGSGLPYTENEILEWRKEGVKRVLVLPEDWEIEESWGDKDYYLSILKKNGLQPLHIPIPDGGVPSDSQFLTIMRWLLSEKEGNLVHCVGGIGRTGTILASYLILTEGLDVESAINEVRLVRPGAVQTYEQEMFLLRVEGMRKSWLKNIYSNS, from the coding sequence ATGTATTGGGTTAGAAGGAAAGCCATAGGAGGTTCTGGATTACCATATACCGAAAATGAGATTTTAGAATGGAGGAAAGAAGGAGTGAAAAGAGTATTAGTTTTACCAGAGGATTGGGAAATCGAAGAGAGTTGGGGAGATAAGGATTATTATCTGTCTATTCTTAAGAAAAATGGACTTCAGCCCTTACATATTCCAATTCCAGATGGGGGGGTTCCATCGGATTCTCAATTTCTTACAATTATGAGATGGCTGTTAAGTGAAAAAGAAGGTAATCTAGTTCATTGTGTAGGTGGAATAGGAAGGACTGGTACAATTTTAGCTAGTTATCTAATTTTAACTGAAGGATTAGATGTGGAATCTGCTATTAACGAAGTTAGATTGGTAAGACCTGGTGCAGTACAAACATATGAGCAAGAGATGTTCTTATTACGTGTGGAAGGGATGAGAAAGAGTTGGTTGAAAAACATCTACTCGAATTCTTAG
- a CDS encoding DHH family phosphoesterase produces the protein MEYYAIVHNDFDGTASAAVYARAVKSLPKNVFFTEPNKLHSLLSSLELRGVYNVMIADLGINASTFDEIIKNLKKLIEQGANVEWFDHHVWKDEWKEELRKIGVSVYHDTSTCGAGVIYKYKNPNDDFSRRLASADCSVDIWLHDDPMGEKLRRIVENNKDYSWKNELIKMFYNGILWNDTFDKMLEEVVSRELEGYKKVMKSYKLIQIDGHKVVVAVRWKGPPDISYASQFLMTRTNASVFASANGRSISFRSKEIDVRQFAVKLGGGGHPLAAGAQLKVPIIYRFLNRIGIKGPMLNWVTKVVQNTIADVGFITYQESKKSSTPPY, from the coding sequence TTGGAATATTATGCGATAGTACATAACGATTTTGATGGGACAGCATCTGCGGCCGTTTACGCTAGAGCAGTGAAATCATTACCTAAAAATGTATTTTTTACAGAGCCAAACAAATTACATTCACTTTTGTCTTCATTGGAGTTAAGAGGAGTATATAACGTCATGATCGCGGATTTGGGAATAAACGCTAGTACTTTTGATGAAATTATAAAGAATTTGAAAAAGCTCATCGAGCAAGGTGCTAACGTGGAGTGGTTTGATCATCATGTTTGGAAGGATGAATGGAAAGAGGAATTGAGAAAAATTGGCGTTTCAGTATATCATGATACTTCGACATGTGGTGCAGGAGTTATATATAAATATAAGAATCCCAATGATGATTTTTCTAGGAGATTAGCTTCAGCAGATTGTTCAGTTGATATATGGCTTCATGATGATCCCATGGGAGAAAAATTGAGAAGAATAGTTGAGAATAACAAGGATTACTCGTGGAAAAATGAGCTAATAAAAATGTTTTATAACGGAATATTGTGGAATGATACGTTTGATAAGATGTTAGAGGAAGTAGTTTCCAGAGAGTTAGAGGGCTATAAAAAAGTAATGAAGAGTTATAAGTTAATACAAATTGACGGCCATAAAGTCGTTGTAGCAGTAAGGTGGAAAGGCCCTCCGGATATAAGCTACGCTTCCCAGTTTTTGATGACTAGGACAAATGCTTCCGTCTTTGCGTCAGCAAATGGAAGGAGCATTTCTTTTAGAAGTAAGGAGATCGATGTTAGGCAATTTGCTGTTAAATTAGGGGGAGGAGGACATCCCTTAGCAGCGGGCGCTCAACTAAAAGTTCCCATAATATATAGGTTTTTAAATAGGATTGGGATTAAAGGTCCTATGCTAAATTGGGTTACTAAAGTCGTTCAAAACACCATAGCAGATGTTGGTTTCATAACATATCAAGAGAGTAAAAAGAGTAGTACTCCACCTTATTAA
- a CDS encoding DUF763 domain-containing protein, whose product MEVEGIADLPLHTGHVPPWLVPIMKRLAKAIVEIMILELGPQKVVERFSNPLWFQAFNNAIGMDWDSSGSTTVTLGILKDIINPKVHGFAVLGGKGKNALKVPEEVDMLIFDIDKNKIKNISKIVAKVDSTLVQDGHQLYHHSMLVTQDGKWSVIQQGMNLETKFARRYHWKEADNFVVEPHTAISGIKTNVVVNVIDRDKDRTRKLILDLLRENPNKIVSLYTQAMAMLKGQSTLDMWIKGGSIAFVSKEARLIYMKPVDVNRIKQVLREMYESNPLTFEEALINGLGPSTARALYLIADLIYNEPPSYKDPVNYPYDPFKYAFAIGGKDGIPYPVNRKAAWEVIYTLEDFIARAKLEDSDKRLALRKLKELSKGIEK is encoded by the coding sequence ATGGAAGTAGAGGGAATAGCTGACTTACCACTTCACACTGGTCACGTTCCTCCATGGTTAGTTCCCATTATGAAAAGATTAGCTAAGGCAATAGTTGAAATAATGATTCTTGAATTAGGTCCTCAGAAGGTTGTGGAAAGGTTTTCAAATCCATTATGGTTTCAAGCTTTCAATAATGCGATCGGAATGGATTGGGATTCTTCAGGCTCTACAACCGTAACATTAGGTATTTTGAAGGATATTATAAACCCTAAGGTCCACGGTTTTGCTGTGCTGGGAGGGAAAGGTAAAAATGCTCTAAAGGTTCCAGAAGAGGTAGATATGCTAATTTTTGATATAGATAAGAATAAGATTAAAAATATAAGTAAGATAGTAGCAAAAGTTGATTCAACCTTAGTTCAGGATGGGCACCAACTATATCATCACTCCATGCTTGTAACCCAGGATGGAAAATGGAGCGTAATCCAGCAGGGTATGAATTTAGAAACGAAGTTCGCTAGGAGATATCATTGGAAAGAAGCTGATAATTTTGTGGTAGAACCTCATACTGCAATATCTGGTATTAAGACTAACGTTGTAGTTAACGTAATAGATAGAGATAAGGATAGGACAAGGAAGTTAATATTAGATTTGCTGAGGGAGAATCCCAATAAGATAGTTTCCTTATATACTCAAGCAATGGCTATGCTTAAAGGTCAATCAACTTTAGACATGTGGATAAAAGGAGGATCAATAGCGTTCGTATCCAAAGAGGCTAGATTAATTTACATGAAGCCCGTAGATGTTAATAGAATCAAACAAGTACTAAGGGAAATGTATGAATCTAACCCACTTACATTTGAGGAAGCACTAATTAATGGTTTAGGTCCCTCCACAGCTAGAGCATTATACTTAATAGCTGATCTAATATATAATGAGCCACCATCGTACAAAGACCCAGTGAATTACCCTTATGATCCATTTAAGTACGCATTTGCTATTGGAGGTAAAGATGGTATTCCATATCCAGTTAATAGGAAAGCTGCTTGGGAGGTGATATATACCTTAGAGGATTTTATAGCTAGAGCTAAGCTTGAAGATAGTGATAAACGATTAGCCTTAAGGAAGTTAAAAGAACTTTCTAAAGGTATTGAGAAATAA
- a CDS encoding GMP synthase subunit A codes for MKVGLVYYGGQYNHLILKNVKYLGADIEVIPPYKPVEELKKFDCVIFSGGPYSVSEEIQKMGNSPLYIKELKVPMLGICLGHQLIAYVLGGVVRRALNPEYGLTRINIFDEDTILKGFSQQLNVWESHNDEVVEPPSGFRVLASSANARVQAMANSSNSIFGVQFHPEVKHTERGIEIFKNFLGVCRK; via the coding sequence GTGAAAGTAGGTTTAGTATATTATGGCGGACAATATAATCACCTAATACTTAAGAACGTAAAGTATTTGGGCGCGGACATTGAGGTAATTCCCCCATATAAGCCAGTGGAGGAACTTAAGAAATTCGATTGCGTTATATTTAGTGGTGGCCCCTACTCAGTGTCAGAGGAAATTCAAAAAATGGGAAATTCTCCCCTTTATATAAAAGAGCTGAAAGTCCCAATGTTAGGCATATGCCTAGGTCATCAGCTAATTGCCTATGTATTGGGTGGGGTTGTAAGAAGAGCCCTAAATCCAGAATATGGACTCACTAGGATAAATATATTTGACGAAGATACTATTCTGAAAGGTTTCTCACAGCAACTTAACGTCTGGGAAAGTCACAATGATGAGGTGGTTGAGCCGCCTAGTGGATTCAGAGTGTTAGCTAGTAGCGCAAATGCAAGAGTCCAAGCAATGGCGAACTCAAGTAATTCAATATTTGGTGTGCAATTTCACCCTGAAGTTAAACATACAGAAAGAGGAATAGAGATATTTAAGAACTTCTTAGGAGTATGTAGAAAATAG
- a CDS encoding cysteine hydrolase family protein, whose product MKIEVPSIPEHKEVILDPTNTALIIVDMQNDFVRKNGKLSVPTAEATIPFIKRLIDKARSSNALVIYTQDWHMKDDPEFKIWGEHALAGTWGAEIIDELTPEKSDFVVKKYRYDAFFESSLDYILRVKNIKNTIITGTVANICVLHTAGSAALRWYNVIMPKDSISAITEFDYYATLRQVDFLYKGIITTADGIKFER is encoded by the coding sequence ATGAAAATTGAAGTACCATCTATTCCCGAACATAAAGAGGTAATATTAGATCCTACTAATACAGCATTAATAATTGTAGACATGCAAAACGACTTTGTGAGGAAAAACGGTAAGTTATCAGTTCCTACTGCAGAGGCTACTATACCATTTATAAAGAGATTAATCGATAAGGCAAGAAGTTCCAATGCGTTGGTAATATATACACAAGATTGGCACATGAAAGATGATCCAGAATTTAAAATATGGGGAGAGCACGCATTGGCTGGAACTTGGGGTGCAGAAATAATTGACGAATTGACTCCAGAAAAGAGCGATTTCGTAGTTAAGAAGTATAGATATGATGCCTTTTTTGAATCCTCATTGGACTATATTCTTAGAGTTAAGAATATCAAAAATACCATAATTACTGGGACTGTTGCAAATATTTGCGTATTACACACTGCTGGTAGTGCTGCTTTAAGATGGTATAATGTAATTATGCCAAAGGATTCAATATCTGCAATAACGGAGTTTGATTATTATGCTACTTTAAGACAAGTAGACTTTTTATACAAGGGTATAATAACTACTGCAGACGGCATTAAGTTTGAGAGGTAG
- a CDS encoding endonuclease V — protein sequence MVEKHLLEFLEKLQFLISKNVKISHYGIENVKKICGVDIAYKGNLGFSVGVSMDINSGEYNYKSYVGEVNFPYIPGFLFMREAPLMIKAIEGLDCQLLLVDGHGIAHPRKSGIAAVIGVLLDFPTIGVAKSRLTGDLVNESDITYLYLNGEKVGVKFGRYFYSPGNKVDLQDCIELGKRGYPKVLKIADMLTKKIKKE from the coding sequence TTGGTTGAAAAACATCTACTCGAATTCTTAGAGAAATTGCAATTCCTTATCTCTAAAAACGTTAAAATAAGTCATTACGGAATTGAGAACGTTAAGAAAATCTGTGGGGTTGATATTGCATATAAGGGTAATCTAGGATTCTCAGTAGGTGTAAGTATGGATATTAATAGTGGAGAGTATAATTACAAATCTTATGTTGGTGAAGTGAATTTCCCATATATTCCGGGTTTCCTTTTCATGAGGGAAGCTCCATTAATGATAAAAGCAATAGAGGGTTTGGATTGTCAACTTCTTTTAGTTGATGGTCATGGGATAGCTCATCCTAGGAAAAGCGGAATTGCTGCAGTTATAGGCGTTCTCCTAGACTTCCCAACAATTGGGGTAGCGAAATCTAGGCTTACGGGTGATTTGGTTAATGAAAGTGACATTACCTATTTATATCTAAATGGAGAGAAAGTAGGGGTTAAATTCGGTAGATATTTTTATAGTCCAGGAAATAAAGTCGACTTACAAGATTGCATTGAACTAGGTAAGAGGGGTTATCCTAAAGTTCTAAAAATAGCTGATATGCTCACTAAGAAGATAAAAAAGGAATAA
- a CDS encoding DNA polymerase IV encodes MIILFVDFDYFYAQVEEVLDTSLKGKPVVVCVFSGRFEDSGAVATANYEARKFGIKAGIPIVEAKKILPNAVYLPMRKEVYQQVSNRIMRLLREYSEKIEIASIDEAYLDISDKVKDYQEAYNLGLEIKNKILEKEKITVTVGISKNKVFAKIAADMAKPNGIKVIDNDEVKRLIRELDIGDVPGVGSITAEKLKKLGVNKLVDTLRVEFGELKRIIGEAKAKYLYSLARDEYNEPIRARVRKSIGRIVTMKRNSRDLEEIKPYLFRAIEEAYHKLDKKIPKAIHVVAITEDLDIVSRGRTFTHGISKETAYKEAVKLLQKILEEDERKIRRIGVRFSKFIEAIGLDRFFNT; translated from the coding sequence ATGATCATTCTCTTCGTTGATTTTGACTACTTTTACGCTCAAGTTGAGGAAGTTTTAGATACATCCTTGAAAGGAAAGCCAGTGGTCGTTTGTGTATTTTCTGGTAGATTTGAGGATAGTGGGGCTGTGGCTACTGCGAACTACGAAGCCAGAAAATTTGGGATAAAAGCTGGAATACCAATAGTTGAGGCAAAGAAAATTTTGCCAAATGCAGTTTACTTGCCCATGAGAAAGGAAGTGTATCAACAAGTTTCCAATAGAATAATGAGGTTGCTACGGGAGTACTCTGAGAAGATCGAGATTGCGAGTATAGATGAGGCCTATCTCGATATCTCAGACAAGGTTAAGGATTATCAAGAGGCATATAATCTAGGGTTGGAGATTAAGAACAAAATACTCGAAAAAGAGAAAATTACAGTTACTGTTGGGATTTCCAAGAATAAGGTATTCGCAAAAATTGCTGCTGATATGGCAAAACCAAACGGGATAAAGGTTATTGATAATGATGAAGTTAAAAGGCTGATAAGAGAGCTAGATATAGGTGATGTACCAGGAGTTGGTAGTATTACTGCTGAGAAACTAAAGAAGTTAGGCGTCAACAAACTAGTTGACACGTTAAGAGTTGAATTTGGCGAACTAAAAAGAATAATTGGTGAGGCGAAAGCCAAATATCTGTACTCTTTGGCTAGAGATGAGTATAACGAACCTATAAGAGCTAGAGTACGGAAGAGTATTGGGAGAATAGTAACAATGAAGAGAAATAGCAGGGACTTGGAGGAAATAAAACCGTATTTATTTAGAGCAATAGAGGAGGCATATCATAAGTTAGATAAGAAGATTCCTAAAGCTATTCACGTAGTTGCAATAACGGAAGATTTAGATATCGTAAGTAGAGGAAGAACTTTTACCCATGGAATAAGTAAGGAGACAGCTTATAAGGAAGCAGTAAAATTACTGCAAAAAATATTGGAAGAGGATGAGAGAAAAATAAGGAGAATTGGAGTGAGGTTTAGTAAATTCATTGAGGCAATAGGGTTAGATAGATTCTTCAATACTTAA
- the rtcA gene encoding RNA 3'-terminal phosphate cyclase, whose amino-acid sequence MIEIDGSFGEGGGQILRTSLTLSVITGKPFRIFNIRANRPNPGLQRQHLWAVKAMKMISNAETKGDEVGSKELIFVPHEIKGNTNIDIDVGTAGSVTLIIQTVLPAIINKNVKIRIKGGTDVPKSPTIDYIRLVYLEILRKIGIEAKLNLIKRGHYPEGGGEVIIENANGNPSAFSLLELGKLTIIKGISHVSSLPAHIAERQMNSAREILSKLGVPIEIETDVRQGEVSKGSGIALAAIGEKSIIGADSLGERGKRAEIVGEEAARILIDNLNTKASVDIHMSDMLMIFASLYGGEYIGAELTSHAYTNMEIIKKFLDIKIDVSGKRPFRFKAKIF is encoded by the coding sequence ATGATTGAAATAGATGGATCCTTTGGTGAAGGAGGAGGGCAAATTCTGAGAACGTCTTTAACGCTATCTGTCATAACTGGTAAACCATTTAGAATATTTAATATAAGAGCTAATAGACCTAATCCCGGATTACAAAGGCAACATCTATGGGCAGTAAAAGCTATGAAGATGATATCAAATGCTGAAACAAAGGGGGATGAAGTAGGATCCAAAGAACTGATATTTGTGCCTCATGAAATCAAGGGAAATACCAATATAGATATAGACGTTGGTACAGCTGGAAGTGTAACTCTAATAATACAAACTGTCCTACCGGCCATAATTAACAAGAACGTGAAAATTAGAATTAAAGGTGGTACTGATGTCCCGAAATCTCCTACCATTGACTACATTAGACTTGTATATTTAGAAATTTTAAGAAAAATAGGGATTGAAGCAAAGTTGAACTTGATAAAAAGAGGCCACTATCCAGAAGGTGGAGGAGAAGTGATAATTGAAAATGCCAATGGAAACCCATCCGCCTTTAGTTTACTAGAGCTAGGTAAATTAACAATAATAAAGGGAATTTCACATGTTTCATCTTTACCAGCCCATATCGCAGAGAGACAGATGAATTCAGCTAGGGAAATCCTATCTAAACTTGGAGTTCCAATTGAAATAGAAACTGACGTAAGACAAGGTGAAGTAAGTAAAGGTAGTGGTATTGCATTGGCTGCCATAGGGGAGAAGAGTATTATTGGAGCTGATTCGCTGGGAGAGAGAGGTAAAAGAGCTGAAATAGTTGGAGAAGAGGCTGCGAGGATACTTATTGATAATCTTAACACTAAGGCCTCTGTGGATATACACATGAGCGATATGCTCATGATATTTGCATCACTTTACGGTGGGGAATATATTGGTGCGGAATTGACATCTCACGCCTATACGAATATGGAGATTATAAAGAAGTTTCTAGATATTAAAATCGACGTTAGCGGTAAGAGACCATTTAGGTTTAAAGCTAAAATCTTTTAA
- a CDS encoding KaiC domain-containing protein: protein MLKFSKSIFKIMVSRLSTGILEFDKLIQGGIPQGFFIALTGEPGTGKTIFSLHFIAKGLKDGDPCIYVTTEESRDSIIRQAKQFNWDFEVYIEKKLIIIDALMKEKEDQWSLVNLTPEELVNKVIEAKQKLGYGKARLVIDSVSALFLDKPAMARKISYYLKRVLNKWNFTIYATSQYAITTSQAFGFGVEHVADGIIRFRRMIRNGELHRYILIEKMRQTDHDKHVWEIDIVNGKGIVLKGRLEERREDYTLPEKVKRKIIESGKKTEEELK from the coding sequence ATTTTAAAATTCTCAAAGTCGATATTTAAGATTATGGTAAGTAGATTATCTACTGGAATATTGGAGTTTGACAAACTAATACAAGGTGGGATTCCTCAAGGATTTTTCATAGCGTTGACCGGAGAGCCTGGAACTGGAAAGACGATATTTTCGCTTCACTTCATTGCTAAGGGATTAAAGGACGGAGATCCTTGTATATACGTTACAACTGAGGAAAGTAGGGATTCAATAATAAGACAAGCTAAGCAGTTTAATTGGGATTTTGAGGTATATATAGAGAAGAAGTTGATAATAATAGATGCGCTAATGAAGGAAAAAGAGGACCAATGGTCTTTAGTGAACTTAACCCCTGAGGAATTGGTGAATAAGGTAATTGAGGCTAAACAAAAATTAGGTTATGGTAAAGCTAGATTGGTAATTGATTCAGTAAGTGCATTATTTTTGGATAAACCCGCAATGGCAAGGAAAATAAGCTACTATCTTAAGAGAGTCCTAAATAAATGGAATTTCACAATATATGCTACTTCACAATACGCAATAACCACATCACAAGCATTTGGATTTGGAGTAGAGCATGTGGCAGATGGGATAATCAGATTCAGAAGGATGATAAGGAATGGAGAACTACATAGGTACATATTAATTGAGAAAATGAGACAAACCGATCACGATAAGCATGTGTGGGAAATAGATATAGTTAATGGTAAAGGAATAGTCTTGAAGGGAAGATTAGAGGAAAGAAGGGAAGATTATACATTGCCAGAAAAGGTAAAGAGAAAGATCATTGAGAGTGGCAAAAAGACTGAGGAGGAATTGAAGTGA